Within Halonatronomonas betaini, the genomic segment AGATGACGTAAAATTCACCTATGAACGCCTGATTGATCCAGATATGGCGTCAGACTCTGCTTTCCTTCTTGACATGTTAAGCGATATTGAAGTAGTCGATGATTATACCATTAGATTAGAATTAGAAGAGCCATTCACACCTTTATTAAGTCATTTATCTCATACCTCAACCAGCATTTTAAATGAAACAGCAGTCGAAGAGGCCGGCGAAGATTATGGAATCACAACCTCAATAGGTACCGGGCCATATGAATTTGCAGAATGGTTGAGTGGCGACTATATAACCCTTGAAAGAAATGACAACTACTGGGGCGAAGAAGCCAATATAGAGAATTTAACATTTAGAACAGTAGAAGAGAGTACAGTTAGAGCAATCGAAGTAGAGACAGGCGGAGTCGATATCGCCTTTGACGTTCCACCAGTTGATGTAGAAAGACTCGATGAAGACCCAGGTGTCGAAATTATCCAGTCCGAAACCCTTTCAACAACCTATATCGGTTTTAACGCAGATAGAGAACCATTTGATGATGTTAGAGTCCGTCAGGCAATCAATTACGCAGTAGATACAGATCCAATAGTTGACCAGGTATATGAAGGCCAGGCCAGCAGAGCCACCGGTCCAATTTCAGAACTAGTCTGGGGAGCCCATCCAGATCTGGAGCCATATGAGCATGATCCAGATAGAGCCCAGGAATTACTGGAAGAAGCAGGTTATGAAGATGGCTTCTCAGCAACAATTTATACTAATGATGAATCCCAGAGACTTCAGGTTTCAGAACTTGTCCAGGATAACCTGAGTGATCTTAATATTGACATCAGCGTTGATGTATTAGAATGGGGAGATTATCTGGAAAGAACTGGCGAAGGTGAACATGACATGTTCGTACTTGGCTGGGTTACAGTAACCGGTGATGCAGATTATGGTCTATATTCACTATTCCATAGCAGCCAGTACGGCCATCCAGGAAACAGAACTTTCTGGTCTGATCCTGATGTAGACGATTATCTCGATGACGGTAGACTCTTAGTCGATGAAGATGAAAGAGAAACTGCCTATATCGAAGCCCAGGAAATCATAAGAGATGAAGCACCCTGGATCTTCTTAGTCAATGAAGATGATGTCCACGGACTTCAGGATAATGTTCAGAACTTTGAGCCACATCCAGCAGGCCATCATGATCTAAGTCAGGTCACATTAGACTAAGGGATCATACAAGAAATTAAAATAAAAAAATCAACCTAAAATTAAATATAAAAAAGCGATAGGCATGTATTTTCGTCTATCGCTTTACTCTTATTATAAAAACTGAAATTACTTGAAAGGTGGTTTATCCATGTGGAAATATGTAGTAAAAAGACTCCTTTCTTTAATACCAGTAATCATCGCAGTATCAATCCTGGTATTTCTATTAATGCACATAACTCCAGGTGACCCGGCACTATTAATGCTCGGTGAACGGGCACCAGAAGAACAGGTAGAAAACCTAAGGGCCAGAATGGGCCTGGACCAACCAGTTCCAGTCCAGTACCTAAACTGGGCAGGCCAGATCTTACAGGGTGATTTCGGCCGTTCCCTAAGATCAAGAAGGCCGGTCCTGATGGAGATCCAGATGAGATTTCCAAATACCCTGATACTAGCAGCAGCAGGTGTCTTAGTTGCTATATTTGTAGGCATACCAATCGGAGTAATATCTTCAGTTTACCGGAACTCCTGGCTTGACAACCTCTTCACGGGTATGGCATTTGTCTTGGTCGGGATGCCAGTATTCTGGACAGGAATTATGTTAATATTAATATTTTCAGTAACCCTGGGCTGGCTGCCATCGTCAGGTATGGCCTGGGATATCCGTAACTTTATCATGCCTACAATCGCCCTGGCATCGGTAACAACAGCCACAATTGCCAGGATTGCCCGTTCAAGCATGTTAGATGTCTTAAATGAAGATTATGTCCGAACAGCCAGAGCAAAAGGTGTATCTGAACGCCTGGTTAACTATAAACATGCCCTTAGAAATGCCTTAATACCAGTAGTTACAATTTTAGGCCTCCAGTTTGGCCAGATGTTAGCAGGCGCAGTTTTAACAGAAACAGTCTTTGCCTGGCCAGGAATGGGTAGATTAATCGTCGACTCAATTAGAGCCAACGACTTCCCTGTTGTTCAGGGCTCAATTCTGGTCTTTGCAATAGCATATGCCCTGGTCAATACAGCAGTCGATATAGCTTACGCCTATCTTGATCCCCGGGTACAGGTGAAATATGAATAAAATTAATCTGAAAATAAATATCATAGACGCTAATATTAAAAGTGAGGAGATGTAATATGAGAAGAGATAGTCAGGAAGGCCGGACTGCTCCAGAAACAGAAAGCAGGCTAAGAGCATTAAGAACACAATTTTTTAGAAATAAAAAAGCAGTATTAGGATTAGTTATCCTCATAATTATTGCACTCTCTGCTATCTTCGCTCCATTTATAGCACCCCATGATCCAATCGAGCAGGATATGATGCAGAGACTGGAAGAACCGAGCAGGGAACATCCTTTAGGAACCGATCTCTATGGCCGGGAT encodes:
- the nikB gene encoding nickel ABC transporter permease; this encodes MWKYVVKRLLSLIPVIIAVSILVFLLMHITPGDPALLMLGERAPEEQVENLRARMGLDQPVPVQYLNWAGQILQGDFGRSLRSRRPVLMEIQMRFPNTLILAAAGVLVAIFVGIPIGVISSVYRNSWLDNLFTGMAFVLVGMPVFWTGIMLILIFSVTLGWLPSSGMAWDIRNFIMPTIALASVTTATIARIARSSMLDVLNEDYVRTARAKGVSERLVNYKHALRNALIPVVTILGLQFGQMLAGAVLTETVFAWPGMGRLIVDSIRANDFPVVQGSILVFAIAYALVNTAVDIAYAYLDPRVQVKYE
- a CDS encoding glutathione ABC transporter substrate-binding protein, whose protein sequence is MKKILVLALAAVMVMSLSFMLGEEVQAQDDELTVAQGATRTTMDPQGENDQPSAQVRAHIYDTLIHQTPDLELEPGLAVDWEQVDDVTWEFELREGVYFHNGEEFTADDVKFTYERLIDPDMASDSAFLLDMLSDIEVVDDYTIRLELEEPFTPLLSHLSHTSTSILNETAVEEAGEDYGITTSIGTGPYEFAEWLSGDYITLERNDNYWGEEANIENLTFRTVEESTVRAIEVETGGVDIAFDVPPVDVERLDEDPGVEIIQSETLSTTYIGFNADREPFDDVRVRQAINYAVDTDPIVDQVYEGQASRATGPISELVWGAHPDLEPYEHDPDRAQELLEEAGYEDGFSATIYTNDESQRLQVSELVQDNLSDLNIDISVDVLEWGDYLERTGEGEHDMFVLGWVTVTGDADYGLYSLFHSSQYGHPGNRTFWSDPDVDDYLDDGRLLVDEDERETAYIEAQEIIRDEAPWIFLVNEDDVHGLQDNVQNFEPHPAGHHDLSQVTLD